The following coding sequences are from one Canis lupus baileyi chromosome 19, mCanLup2.hap1, whole genome shotgun sequence window:
- the REXO1 gene encoding RNA exonuclease 1 homolog isoform X2 encodes MLRSTGFFRAIDCPYWAGAPGGPCRRPYCHFRHRGARGPGALVGGGAAPPAAGLGYDPYNPELPKPPVQRENGALGRGDEPRSDILELELVNQAIEAVRSEVELEQRRYQELLETTREHSSAEAPAVAPRDPTACSATGLDEDAFPLSFDYNPGGRPGLSSPDASYQPTPLATAAEAGSKYSLASLDRAQGHGGGGGSALEYVPKAVSQPQRYGRPIPSSKYVLDDSKPSTDLEYDPLSNFSARLLSRASSKDDRAPKRPRGSRGSEPYTPALKKPCDPFAGCDARFSDSDDDAATAPVDGPITTSPPRAQLGTETKAPGQPGSREGQDTEEGGLRETKEMAVQYDVEDLGQPPKAPAGAPVAKPSSPAKATREPGGPKQGRPKKKKSGALPVTTHKDSARKKDKGRDGEHGRPAGKPGADRRGPQAGSPRHRAEQPEGTKKKPSSATPVASSGKSRPDRGGAHQLPVRTGGKTPSGKLAERKARSLDEGASRDAPKLQKRALSHADLFGDESEDEGPGPTAPPAPPRLSSDSDSDSDSDSDSSLGSSVAQGPRKRLKAPPPAQPAPTPAPASPSSSSSSSEASESVDYSALEKEVDFDSDPMEECLRIFNESTSVKTEDRGRLARQPPKEDKNEDKGHSALTTLFPGQKRRISHLSKQGKEADPVRKGPAPPARPPTAQEVCYRRAQQAQRDSATWLQAAQQPTEKPSSIHISAPGEKRRIAHVPNPRLAAAPTGAKRTLAASSSQPPNGPEPGSQPLKARTLSGMASKTTTTVTPKRVAHSPSLQSLKKPIIPKEFGGKVPTVIRQRYLNLFIEECLKFSSSNQEAIEKALNEEKVAYDRSPSKNIYLNVAVNTLKKLRGLVPSSVPGLNKTSGRRVVSHEMVLGGKLATKTSFSLSRPSSPRVEDLKGAALYGRLKEYLLTEDQLKENGYPFPHPERPGGAVIFTAEEKKPKDSSCRICCRCGSEYLVSASGRCVREEECYYHWGRLRRNRVAGGWETQYTCCSAAIGSTGCQVAKQHVQDGRKENLEGFVKTFDKELSEDAHPGIYALDCEMSYTTYGLELTRVTVVDTDMQVVYDTFVKPDNEIVDYNTRFSGVTEADLADTSISLRDVQAVLLSMFSADTVLIGHSLESDLLALKVIHSTVVDTSVLFPHRLGLPYKRSLRNLMADYLRQIIQDNVDGHSSSEDASACMHLVIWKIREDAKTKR; translated from the exons GGCTCGGTTATGATCCGTACAACCCCGAGCTGCCCAAGCCCCCCGTGCAGAGGGAGAATGGAGCCCTGGGCAGAGGGGACGAGCCCCGCTCGGACatcctggagctggagctggtCAATCAGGCCATCGAGGCCGTGCGCTCTGAGGTGGAGCTTGAGCAGCGGCGGTACCAGGAGCTCCTGGAGACGACCCGTGAGCACAGCTCAGCCGAAGCCCCCGCCGTGGCACCCCGAGACCCCACCGCTTGTTCCGCCACTGGCCTGGATGAGGACGCCTTCCCGCTGTCCTTCGATTACAACCCTGGCGGCCGCCCCGGCCTGTCGAGCCCTGATGCCAGCTACCAGCCCACCCCTCTGGCCACTGCTGCCGAGGCAGGCAGCAAGTACTCGCTGGCCTCCCTGGATCGGGCACAGGGCCATGGTGGGGGGGGTGGCAGTGCCCTGGAGTACGTCCCCAAGGCTGTGAGCCAGCCCCAGCGATATGGCCGCCCCATCCCCAGCAGCAAGTACGTGTTGGATGACTCCAAGCCGTCCACAGACCTGGAGTATGACCCTCTGTCCAACTTCTCTGCCCGGCTGCTCAGCAGAGCCAGTTCTAAGGATGACAGGGCCCCCaagaggcccaggggctcccgAGGCAGCGAACCCTACACGCCTGCCCTCAAGAAGCCCTGCGACCCCTTCGCCGGCTGCGACGCCAGGTTCTCAGACTCAGATGATGATGCCGCCACGGCTCCAGTGGACGGGCCCATCACCACCAGCCCCCCCAGGGCCCAGTTGGGCACCGAGACCAAGGCCCCTGGGCAGCCCGGCTCCAGGGAGGGCCAGGACACTGAGGAAGGTGGCCTGCGGGAGACCAAGGAGATGGCAGTGCAGTACGACGTGGAGGACCTCGGGCAGCCCCCCAAGGCTCCTGCTGGGGCGCCTGTGGCCAAGCCCAGCTCGCCCGCCAAGGCCACCCGGGAGCCTGGTGGCCCCAAGCAGGGAAGacccaagaagaagaaaagtggggCACTGCCTGTCACCACCCATAAGGACAGCGCCCGGAAGAAGGACAAGGGCAGAGACGGAGAGCACGGGAGGCCGGCCGGGAAGCCCGGGGCAGACCGGAGGGGCCCGCAGGCCGGCAGCCCCCGGCATAGGGCTGAGCAGCCCGAAGGGACCAAGAAAAAGCCATCTTCGGCCACCCCAGTGGCCAGCTCAGGGAAAAGCCGGCCTGACCGCGGGGGTGCCCACCAGCTGCCAGTCAGGACGGGTGGGAAGACCCCATCTGGGAAGCTGGCCGAGCGGAAGGCCCGCTCGCTGGACGAGGGTGCCTCCCGGGATGCCCCTAAGCTGCAGAAGCGGGCCCTGAGCCACGCAGACCTCTTCGGGGACGAGAGCGAAGACGAGGGCCCCGGGCCCacagcaccccccgccccgccccgcctcagCTCCGACTCGGACTCTGACTCTGACTCCGACTCCGACAgcagcctgggcagctcagtggctcAGGGGCCCCGGAAGCGCCTCAAGGCCCCTCCGCCTGCCcagcccgcccccacccccgcccccgcctcaccctcctcctcctcctcctcctctgaggcCAGTGAGAGTGTGGACTACTCGGCTCTGGAAAAGGAGGTTGACTTCGACTCCGACCCCATGGAGGAGTGTCTGCGCATCTTCAATGAGTCCACCAGCGTCAAGACAGAGGACAGGGGCCGGCTAGCCCGGCAG CCCCCTAAGGAAGACAAGAACGAAGACAAGGGGCATTCTGCTCTGACCACTCTGTTCCCTGGGCAGAAGAGGAGAATTTCTCATCTCTCCAAGCAAGGCAAGGAG GCAGACCCGGTGAGGAAAGGCCCAGCACCCCCTGCCCGGCCTCCCACTGCCCAGGAGGTGTGCTATCGGCGGGCCCAGCAGGCCCAGAGGGACTCAGCCACCTGGCTCCAGGCTGCCCAGCAGCCAACAGAGAAGCCATCCTCCATCCACATCTCAGCTCCTGGTGAGAAGAGGAGGATCGCCCATGTCCCCAACCCCCGCTTGGCTGCAG CCCCCACAGGTGCCAAGAGGACCCTCGCCGCCAGCAGCAGCCAGCCTCCCAATGGCCCCGAGCCAGGCAGCCAGCCCCTGAAGGCCCGCACGTTGTCAGGCATGGCGTCCAAGACCACCACCACCGTCACCCCCAAGCGCGTTGCCCACAGCCCATCTTTACAG AGTTTAAAGAAGCCCATTATTCCGAAAGAGTTTGGGGGCAAAGTCCCCACGGTCATCCGCCAGCGGTATCTGAACTTGTTCATTGAGGAATGCCTCAAGTTCAGCTCTTCAAACCAGGAAGCCATAGAGAAG GCGCTGAACGAGGAGAAGGTGGCCTATGACCGCAGTCCCAGCAAGAACATCTACTTGAACGTCGCTGTGAACACCCTCAAGAAGCTGCGGGGCCTGGTCCCCAGCTCCGTGCCTGGTCTCAACA AAACCAGCGGCCGGAGGGTCGTGTCCCATGAGATGGTGCTGGGGGGCAAGTTGGCCACCAAAACCAGCTTCTCGCTCAGCCGCCCGAGCAGCCCCCGGGTGGAAGATCTGAAAG GGGCCGCCCTGTACGGCCGCCTCAAGGAGTACCTGCTCACGGAGGACCAGCTCAAGGAGAACGGGTACCCCTTCCCACACCCCGAGCGGCCAGGAGGCGCCGTCATCTTCACGGCTGAGGAGAAGAAGCCCAAGGACT CCTCCTGCAGAATCTGCTGCCGGTGTGGCAGTGAGTACCTCGTGTCCGCGTCGGGCCGCTGTGTGCGCGAGGAGGAGTGCTACTACCACTGGGGGCGGCTCCGCCGGAACCGAG tgGCTGGCGGCTGGGAGACTCAGTACACGTGCTGCTCGGCTGCCATCGGCTCCACTGGCTGTCAGGTCGCCAAG CAACACGTGCAGGACGGCCGGAAGGAAAACCTCGAAGGCTTTGTGAAGACTTTCGATAAAGAACTTTCAGAAGACGCCCACCCGGGGATTTACGCCCTTGACTGTGAAATG TCCTACACCACGTATGGCCTGGAGCTGACGCGTGTCACGGTGGTGGACACGGACATGCAGGTGGTTTACGACACCTTCGTCAAGCCGGACAATGAAATTGTTGACTACAACACCAG GTTTTCAGGGGTGACTGAGGCTGACCTCGCCGACACGAGCATCTCGCTCCGGGACGTCCAGGCTGTCCTGCTGAGCATGTTCAGCGCCGACACCGTCCTCATCGGACACAGCCTGGAGAGTGACCTGCTGGCCTTGAAG GTCATCCACAGCACCGTGGTGGACACGTCCGTGCTCTTCCCGCACCGCCTGGGCCTCCCCTACAAGCGCTCCCTGCGGAACCTCATGGCTGACTACCTCAGACAGATCATCCAGGACAACG TGGACGGGCACAGCTCCAGCGAGGACGCCAGCGCCTGCATGCACCTGGTGATCTGGAAGATCCGAGAAGACGCCAAGACCAAGCGGTGA
- the REXO1 gene encoding RNA exonuclease 1 homolog isoform X1, which translates to MLPSSLPNSGVLISRLMRSSHDFDRPRFLSAGRGCSSPDVQAQAEMSTLRPRDGEPLSCVCMAGLGYDPYNPELPKPPVQRENGALGRGDEPRSDILELELVNQAIEAVRSEVELEQRRYQELLETTREHSSAEAPAVAPRDPTACSATGLDEDAFPLSFDYNPGGRPGLSSPDASYQPTPLATAAEAGSKYSLASLDRAQGHGGGGGSALEYVPKAVSQPQRYGRPIPSSKYVLDDSKPSTDLEYDPLSNFSARLLSRASSKDDRAPKRPRGSRGSEPYTPALKKPCDPFAGCDARFSDSDDDAATAPVDGPITTSPPRAQLGTETKAPGQPGSREGQDTEEGGLRETKEMAVQYDVEDLGQPPKAPAGAPVAKPSSPAKATREPGGPKQGRPKKKKSGALPVTTHKDSARKKDKGRDGEHGRPAGKPGADRRGPQAGSPRHRAEQPEGTKKKPSSATPVASSGKSRPDRGGAHQLPVRTGGKTPSGKLAERKARSLDEGASRDAPKLQKRALSHADLFGDESEDEGPGPTAPPAPPRLSSDSDSDSDSDSDSSLGSSVAQGPRKRLKAPPPAQPAPTPAPASPSSSSSSSEASESVDYSALEKEVDFDSDPMEECLRIFNESTSVKTEDRGRLARQPPKEDKNEDKGHSALTTLFPGQKRRISHLSKQGKEADPVRKGPAPPARPPTAQEVCYRRAQQAQRDSATWLQAAQQPTEKPSSIHISAPGEKRRIAHVPNPRLAAAPTGAKRTLAASSSQPPNGPEPGSQPLKARTLSGMASKTTTTVTPKRVAHSPSLQSLKKPIIPKEFGGKVPTVIRQRYLNLFIEECLKFSSSNQEAIEKALNEEKVAYDRSPSKNIYLNVAVNTLKKLRGLVPSSVPGLNKTSGRRVVSHEMVLGGKLATKTSFSLSRPSSPRVEDLKGAALYGRLKEYLLTEDQLKENGYPFPHPERPGGAVIFTAEEKKPKDSSCRICCRCGSEYLVSASGRCVREEECYYHWGRLRRNRVAGGWETQYTCCSAAIGSTGCQVAKQHVQDGRKENLEGFVKTFDKELSEDAHPGIYALDCEMSYTTYGLELTRVTVVDTDMQVVYDTFVKPDNEIVDYNTRFSGVTEADLADTSISLRDVQAVLLSMFSADTVLIGHSLESDLLALKVIHSTVVDTSVLFPHRLGLPYKRSLRNLMADYLRQIIQDNVDGHSSSEDASACMHLVIWKIREDAKTKR; encoded by the exons GGCTCGGTTATGATCCGTACAACCCCGAGCTGCCCAAGCCCCCCGTGCAGAGGGAGAATGGAGCCCTGGGCAGAGGGGACGAGCCCCGCTCGGACatcctggagctggagctggtCAATCAGGCCATCGAGGCCGTGCGCTCTGAGGTGGAGCTTGAGCAGCGGCGGTACCAGGAGCTCCTGGAGACGACCCGTGAGCACAGCTCAGCCGAAGCCCCCGCCGTGGCACCCCGAGACCCCACCGCTTGTTCCGCCACTGGCCTGGATGAGGACGCCTTCCCGCTGTCCTTCGATTACAACCCTGGCGGCCGCCCCGGCCTGTCGAGCCCTGATGCCAGCTACCAGCCCACCCCTCTGGCCACTGCTGCCGAGGCAGGCAGCAAGTACTCGCTGGCCTCCCTGGATCGGGCACAGGGCCATGGTGGGGGGGGTGGCAGTGCCCTGGAGTACGTCCCCAAGGCTGTGAGCCAGCCCCAGCGATATGGCCGCCCCATCCCCAGCAGCAAGTACGTGTTGGATGACTCCAAGCCGTCCACAGACCTGGAGTATGACCCTCTGTCCAACTTCTCTGCCCGGCTGCTCAGCAGAGCCAGTTCTAAGGATGACAGGGCCCCCaagaggcccaggggctcccgAGGCAGCGAACCCTACACGCCTGCCCTCAAGAAGCCCTGCGACCCCTTCGCCGGCTGCGACGCCAGGTTCTCAGACTCAGATGATGATGCCGCCACGGCTCCAGTGGACGGGCCCATCACCACCAGCCCCCCCAGGGCCCAGTTGGGCACCGAGACCAAGGCCCCTGGGCAGCCCGGCTCCAGGGAGGGCCAGGACACTGAGGAAGGTGGCCTGCGGGAGACCAAGGAGATGGCAGTGCAGTACGACGTGGAGGACCTCGGGCAGCCCCCCAAGGCTCCTGCTGGGGCGCCTGTGGCCAAGCCCAGCTCGCCCGCCAAGGCCACCCGGGAGCCTGGTGGCCCCAAGCAGGGAAGacccaagaagaagaaaagtggggCACTGCCTGTCACCACCCATAAGGACAGCGCCCGGAAGAAGGACAAGGGCAGAGACGGAGAGCACGGGAGGCCGGCCGGGAAGCCCGGGGCAGACCGGAGGGGCCCGCAGGCCGGCAGCCCCCGGCATAGGGCTGAGCAGCCCGAAGGGACCAAGAAAAAGCCATCTTCGGCCACCCCAGTGGCCAGCTCAGGGAAAAGCCGGCCTGACCGCGGGGGTGCCCACCAGCTGCCAGTCAGGACGGGTGGGAAGACCCCATCTGGGAAGCTGGCCGAGCGGAAGGCCCGCTCGCTGGACGAGGGTGCCTCCCGGGATGCCCCTAAGCTGCAGAAGCGGGCCCTGAGCCACGCAGACCTCTTCGGGGACGAGAGCGAAGACGAGGGCCCCGGGCCCacagcaccccccgccccgccccgcctcagCTCCGACTCGGACTCTGACTCTGACTCCGACTCCGACAgcagcctgggcagctcagtggctcAGGGGCCCCGGAAGCGCCTCAAGGCCCCTCCGCCTGCCcagcccgcccccacccccgcccccgcctcaccctcctcctcctcctcctcctctgaggcCAGTGAGAGTGTGGACTACTCGGCTCTGGAAAAGGAGGTTGACTTCGACTCCGACCCCATGGAGGAGTGTCTGCGCATCTTCAATGAGTCCACCAGCGTCAAGACAGAGGACAGGGGCCGGCTAGCCCGGCAG CCCCCTAAGGAAGACAAGAACGAAGACAAGGGGCATTCTGCTCTGACCACTCTGTTCCCTGGGCAGAAGAGGAGAATTTCTCATCTCTCCAAGCAAGGCAAGGAG GCAGACCCGGTGAGGAAAGGCCCAGCACCCCCTGCCCGGCCTCCCACTGCCCAGGAGGTGTGCTATCGGCGGGCCCAGCAGGCCCAGAGGGACTCAGCCACCTGGCTCCAGGCTGCCCAGCAGCCAACAGAGAAGCCATCCTCCATCCACATCTCAGCTCCTGGTGAGAAGAGGAGGATCGCCCATGTCCCCAACCCCCGCTTGGCTGCAG CCCCCACAGGTGCCAAGAGGACCCTCGCCGCCAGCAGCAGCCAGCCTCCCAATGGCCCCGAGCCAGGCAGCCAGCCCCTGAAGGCCCGCACGTTGTCAGGCATGGCGTCCAAGACCACCACCACCGTCACCCCCAAGCGCGTTGCCCACAGCCCATCTTTACAG AGTTTAAAGAAGCCCATTATTCCGAAAGAGTTTGGGGGCAAAGTCCCCACGGTCATCCGCCAGCGGTATCTGAACTTGTTCATTGAGGAATGCCTCAAGTTCAGCTCTTCAAACCAGGAAGCCATAGAGAAG GCGCTGAACGAGGAGAAGGTGGCCTATGACCGCAGTCCCAGCAAGAACATCTACTTGAACGTCGCTGTGAACACCCTCAAGAAGCTGCGGGGCCTGGTCCCCAGCTCCGTGCCTGGTCTCAACA AAACCAGCGGCCGGAGGGTCGTGTCCCATGAGATGGTGCTGGGGGGCAAGTTGGCCACCAAAACCAGCTTCTCGCTCAGCCGCCCGAGCAGCCCCCGGGTGGAAGATCTGAAAG GGGCCGCCCTGTACGGCCGCCTCAAGGAGTACCTGCTCACGGAGGACCAGCTCAAGGAGAACGGGTACCCCTTCCCACACCCCGAGCGGCCAGGAGGCGCCGTCATCTTCACGGCTGAGGAGAAGAAGCCCAAGGACT CCTCCTGCAGAATCTGCTGCCGGTGTGGCAGTGAGTACCTCGTGTCCGCGTCGGGCCGCTGTGTGCGCGAGGAGGAGTGCTACTACCACTGGGGGCGGCTCCGCCGGAACCGAG tgGCTGGCGGCTGGGAGACTCAGTACACGTGCTGCTCGGCTGCCATCGGCTCCACTGGCTGTCAGGTCGCCAAG CAACACGTGCAGGACGGCCGGAAGGAAAACCTCGAAGGCTTTGTGAAGACTTTCGATAAAGAACTTTCAGAAGACGCCCACCCGGGGATTTACGCCCTTGACTGTGAAATG TCCTACACCACGTATGGCCTGGAGCTGACGCGTGTCACGGTGGTGGACACGGACATGCAGGTGGTTTACGACACCTTCGTCAAGCCGGACAATGAAATTGTTGACTACAACACCAG GTTTTCAGGGGTGACTGAGGCTGACCTCGCCGACACGAGCATCTCGCTCCGGGACGTCCAGGCTGTCCTGCTGAGCATGTTCAGCGCCGACACCGTCCTCATCGGACACAGCCTGGAGAGTGACCTGCTGGCCTTGAAG GTCATCCACAGCACCGTGGTGGACACGTCCGTGCTCTTCCCGCACCGCCTGGGCCTCCCCTACAAGCGCTCCCTGCGGAACCTCATGGCTGACTACCTCAGACAGATCATCCAGGACAACG TGGACGGGCACAGCTCCAGCGAGGACGCCAGCGCCTGCATGCACCTGGTGATCTGGAAGATCCGAGAAGACGCCAAGACCAAGCGGTGA
- the REXO1 gene encoding RNA exonuclease 1 homolog isoform X3 encodes MLPSSLPNSGVLISRLMRSSHGLGYDPYNPELPKPPVQRENGALGRGDEPRSDILELELVNQAIEAVRSEVELEQRRYQELLETTREHSSAEAPAVAPRDPTACSATGLDEDAFPLSFDYNPGGRPGLSSPDASYQPTPLATAAEAGSKYSLASLDRAQGHGGGGGSALEYVPKAVSQPQRYGRPIPSSKYVLDDSKPSTDLEYDPLSNFSARLLSRASSKDDRAPKRPRGSRGSEPYTPALKKPCDPFAGCDARFSDSDDDAATAPVDGPITTSPPRAQLGTETKAPGQPGSREGQDTEEGGLRETKEMAVQYDVEDLGQPPKAPAGAPVAKPSSPAKATREPGGPKQGRPKKKKSGALPVTTHKDSARKKDKGRDGEHGRPAGKPGADRRGPQAGSPRHRAEQPEGTKKKPSSATPVASSGKSRPDRGGAHQLPVRTGGKTPSGKLAERKARSLDEGASRDAPKLQKRALSHADLFGDESEDEGPGPTAPPAPPRLSSDSDSDSDSDSDSSLGSSVAQGPRKRLKAPPPAQPAPTPAPASPSSSSSSSEASESVDYSALEKEVDFDSDPMEECLRIFNESTSVKTEDRGRLARQPPKEDKNEDKGHSALTTLFPGQKRRISHLSKQGKEADPVRKGPAPPARPPTAQEVCYRRAQQAQRDSATWLQAAQQPTEKPSSIHISAPGEKRRIAHVPNPRLAAAPTGAKRTLAASSSQPPNGPEPGSQPLKARTLSGMASKTTTTVTPKRVAHSPSLQSLKKPIIPKEFGGKVPTVIRQRYLNLFIEECLKFSSSNQEAIEKALNEEKVAYDRSPSKNIYLNVAVNTLKKLRGLVPSSVPGLNKTSGRRVVSHEMVLGGKLATKTSFSLSRPSSPRVEDLKGAALYGRLKEYLLTEDQLKENGYPFPHPERPGGAVIFTAEEKKPKDSSCRICCRCGSEYLVSASGRCVREEECYYHWGRLRRNRVAGGWETQYTCCSAAIGSTGCQVAKQHVQDGRKENLEGFVKTFDKELSEDAHPGIYALDCEMSYTTYGLELTRVTVVDTDMQVVYDTFVKPDNEIVDYNTRFSGVTEADLADTSISLRDVQAVLLSMFSADTVLIGHSLESDLLALKVIHSTVVDTSVLFPHRLGLPYKRSLRNLMADYLRQIIQDNVDGHSSSEDASACMHLVIWKIREDAKTKR; translated from the exons GGCTCGGTTATGATCCGTACAACCCCGAGCTGCCCAAGCCCCCCGTGCAGAGGGAGAATGGAGCCCTGGGCAGAGGGGACGAGCCCCGCTCGGACatcctggagctggagctggtCAATCAGGCCATCGAGGCCGTGCGCTCTGAGGTGGAGCTTGAGCAGCGGCGGTACCAGGAGCTCCTGGAGACGACCCGTGAGCACAGCTCAGCCGAAGCCCCCGCCGTGGCACCCCGAGACCCCACCGCTTGTTCCGCCACTGGCCTGGATGAGGACGCCTTCCCGCTGTCCTTCGATTACAACCCTGGCGGCCGCCCCGGCCTGTCGAGCCCTGATGCCAGCTACCAGCCCACCCCTCTGGCCACTGCTGCCGAGGCAGGCAGCAAGTACTCGCTGGCCTCCCTGGATCGGGCACAGGGCCATGGTGGGGGGGGTGGCAGTGCCCTGGAGTACGTCCCCAAGGCTGTGAGCCAGCCCCAGCGATATGGCCGCCCCATCCCCAGCAGCAAGTACGTGTTGGATGACTCCAAGCCGTCCACAGACCTGGAGTATGACCCTCTGTCCAACTTCTCTGCCCGGCTGCTCAGCAGAGCCAGTTCTAAGGATGACAGGGCCCCCaagaggcccaggggctcccgAGGCAGCGAACCCTACACGCCTGCCCTCAAGAAGCCCTGCGACCCCTTCGCCGGCTGCGACGCCAGGTTCTCAGACTCAGATGATGATGCCGCCACGGCTCCAGTGGACGGGCCCATCACCACCAGCCCCCCCAGGGCCCAGTTGGGCACCGAGACCAAGGCCCCTGGGCAGCCCGGCTCCAGGGAGGGCCAGGACACTGAGGAAGGTGGCCTGCGGGAGACCAAGGAGATGGCAGTGCAGTACGACGTGGAGGACCTCGGGCAGCCCCCCAAGGCTCCTGCTGGGGCGCCTGTGGCCAAGCCCAGCTCGCCCGCCAAGGCCACCCGGGAGCCTGGTGGCCCCAAGCAGGGAAGacccaagaagaagaaaagtggggCACTGCCTGTCACCACCCATAAGGACAGCGCCCGGAAGAAGGACAAGGGCAGAGACGGAGAGCACGGGAGGCCGGCCGGGAAGCCCGGGGCAGACCGGAGGGGCCCGCAGGCCGGCAGCCCCCGGCATAGGGCTGAGCAGCCCGAAGGGACCAAGAAAAAGCCATCTTCGGCCACCCCAGTGGCCAGCTCAGGGAAAAGCCGGCCTGACCGCGGGGGTGCCCACCAGCTGCCAGTCAGGACGGGTGGGAAGACCCCATCTGGGAAGCTGGCCGAGCGGAAGGCCCGCTCGCTGGACGAGGGTGCCTCCCGGGATGCCCCTAAGCTGCAGAAGCGGGCCCTGAGCCACGCAGACCTCTTCGGGGACGAGAGCGAAGACGAGGGCCCCGGGCCCacagcaccccccgccccgccccgcctcagCTCCGACTCGGACTCTGACTCTGACTCCGACTCCGACAgcagcctgggcagctcagtggctcAGGGGCCCCGGAAGCGCCTCAAGGCCCCTCCGCCTGCCcagcccgcccccacccccgcccccgcctcaccctcctcctcctcctcctcctctgaggcCAGTGAGAGTGTGGACTACTCGGCTCTGGAAAAGGAGGTTGACTTCGACTCCGACCCCATGGAGGAGTGTCTGCGCATCTTCAATGAGTCCACCAGCGTCAAGACAGAGGACAGGGGCCGGCTAGCCCGGCAG CCCCCTAAGGAAGACAAGAACGAAGACAAGGGGCATTCTGCTCTGACCACTCTGTTCCCTGGGCAGAAGAGGAGAATTTCTCATCTCTCCAAGCAAGGCAAGGAG GCAGACCCGGTGAGGAAAGGCCCAGCACCCCCTGCCCGGCCTCCCACTGCCCAGGAGGTGTGCTATCGGCGGGCCCAGCAGGCCCAGAGGGACTCAGCCACCTGGCTCCAGGCTGCCCAGCAGCCAACAGAGAAGCCATCCTCCATCCACATCTCAGCTCCTGGTGAGAAGAGGAGGATCGCCCATGTCCCCAACCCCCGCTTGGCTGCAG CCCCCACAGGTGCCAAGAGGACCCTCGCCGCCAGCAGCAGCCAGCCTCCCAATGGCCCCGAGCCAGGCAGCCAGCCCCTGAAGGCCCGCACGTTGTCAGGCATGGCGTCCAAGACCACCACCACCGTCACCCCCAAGCGCGTTGCCCACAGCCCATCTTTACAG AGTTTAAAGAAGCCCATTATTCCGAAAGAGTTTGGGGGCAAAGTCCCCACGGTCATCCGCCAGCGGTATCTGAACTTGTTCATTGAGGAATGCCTCAAGTTCAGCTCTTCAAACCAGGAAGCCATAGAGAAG GCGCTGAACGAGGAGAAGGTGGCCTATGACCGCAGTCCCAGCAAGAACATCTACTTGAACGTCGCTGTGAACACCCTCAAGAAGCTGCGGGGCCTGGTCCCCAGCTCCGTGCCTGGTCTCAACA AAACCAGCGGCCGGAGGGTCGTGTCCCATGAGATGGTGCTGGGGGGCAAGTTGGCCACCAAAACCAGCTTCTCGCTCAGCCGCCCGAGCAGCCCCCGGGTGGAAGATCTGAAAG GGGCCGCCCTGTACGGCCGCCTCAAGGAGTACCTGCTCACGGAGGACCAGCTCAAGGAGAACGGGTACCCCTTCCCACACCCCGAGCGGCCAGGAGGCGCCGTCATCTTCACGGCTGAGGAGAAGAAGCCCAAGGACT CCTCCTGCAGAATCTGCTGCCGGTGTGGCAGTGAGTACCTCGTGTCCGCGTCGGGCCGCTGTGTGCGCGAGGAGGAGTGCTACTACCACTGGGGGCGGCTCCGCCGGAACCGAG tgGCTGGCGGCTGGGAGACTCAGTACACGTGCTGCTCGGCTGCCATCGGCTCCACTGGCTGTCAGGTCGCCAAG CAACACGTGCAGGACGGCCGGAAGGAAAACCTCGAAGGCTTTGTGAAGACTTTCGATAAAGAACTTTCAGAAGACGCCCACCCGGGGATTTACGCCCTTGACTGTGAAATG TCCTACACCACGTATGGCCTGGAGCTGACGCGTGTCACGGTGGTGGACACGGACATGCAGGTGGTTTACGACACCTTCGTCAAGCCGGACAATGAAATTGTTGACTACAACACCAG GTTTTCAGGGGTGACTGAGGCTGACCTCGCCGACACGAGCATCTCGCTCCGGGACGTCCAGGCTGTCCTGCTGAGCATGTTCAGCGCCGACACCGTCCTCATCGGACACAGCCTGGAGAGTGACCTGCTGGCCTTGAAG GTCATCCACAGCACCGTGGTGGACACGTCCGTGCTCTTCCCGCACCGCCTGGGCCTCCCCTACAAGCGCTCCCTGCGGAACCTCATGGCTGACTACCTCAGACAGATCATCCAGGACAACG TGGACGGGCACAGCTCCAGCGAGGACGCCAGCGCCTGCATGCACCTGGTGATCTGGAAGATCCGAGAAGACGCCAAGACCAAGCGGTGA